Proteins from a genomic interval of Coffea eugenioides isolate CCC68of unplaced genomic scaffold, Ceug_1.0 ScVebR1_3427;HRSCAF=4637, whole genome shotgun sequence:
- the LOC113757929 gene encoding formimidoyltransferase-cyclodeaminase-like, whose product MSKLMLSCCKVYISESRNKAALEAIERAAKLFPEAPIINKFEDEIYNRVGYTLVSKLGSKPSSDPLKGAVFAMVEAAFQSIDLGAHSGSHPRLGVVDHICFHPLESTSLEQVAGTANALAADVGSNLKVPTFLYGAAHRERRSLASIRRELGYFKPDSSGNQWTGGPKSAILQLKPDQGPDFAVEAKGIIVIGATQWVDNYNVPVFCNDTAAVRRIAKRLSGRGGGLPSVQSMALTHGDGVIEVACNLLEPSKFGGDQVQLEVEKLAAEEKLNVGKGYYTDLSQEKIIESYMKVCKSLD is encoded by the exons ATGTCAAAATTGATGTTATCTTGCTGCAAAGTTTACATATCAGAAAGCAGGAACAAGGCTGCTCTTGAGGCAATTGAGAGGGCTGCTAAGTTGTTCCCAGAAGCTCCAATTATTAATaagtttgaggatgaaattTACAATAGAGTTGGTTACACTCTTGTTTCAAAGTTGGGTTCAAAACCATCTTCTGATCCTCTGAAAGGGGCTGTCTTTGCCATGGTTGAAGCTGCTTTTCAAAGCATTGATCTTGGTGCTCATTCTGGAAGTCATCCTAGGCTTGGTGTTGTGGACCATATTTGTTTTCATCCATTGGAGAGTACTAGTTTGGAACAAGTGGCTGGGACTGCAAATGCTTTGGCAGCTGATGTTGGTTCAAATCTTAAAG TTCCTACCTTTTTGTATGGAGCAGCACATAGGGAAAGAAGATCTCTTGCTTCAATCAGGAGGGAACTGGGATATTTCAAGCCTGATTCTAGTGGAAACCAATGGACAGGTGGGCCCAAATCAGCGATTTTACAGCTAAAGCCAGATCAGGGTCCTGATTTTGCAGTTGAAGCAAAAGGTATCATTGTAATAGGAGCTACACAGTGGGTTGACAATTACAACGTCCCAGTCTTTTGTAATGACACAGCTGCTGTTCGTAGAATAGCCAAGAGGTTAAGTGGAAGAGGAGGCGGACTTCCTTCAGTGCAATCTATGGCACTAACCCATGGTGATGGTGTCATTGAGGTAGCTTGCAACTTACTAGAACCAAGTAAATTTGGTGGCGATCAAGTTCAGCTTGAAGTTGAGAAGCTTGCTGCAGAAGAGAAATTGAATGTTGGCAAAGGGTATTATACAGACCTTTCACaggaaaaaataattgaaagcTACAtgaaagtgtgcaaaagtttaGACTAG
- the LOC113757924 gene encoding uncharacterized protein LOC113757924 codes for MASSIASMAARRAAILTTRFASPPSSASQAASLVHRRGLASAADHHGPAKVDFWKDPMSPSKWKEEHIVIICWTGWGLLFTTAYKFATGGKKKEEGNVVEASK; via the exons ATGGCGTCTTCAATAGCTTCAATGGCGGCTCGACGAGCGGCAATCCTGACAACTCGGTTCGCTTCTCCTCCCAGCTCGGCCTCGCAAGCGGCTTCTCTCGTCCACCGCCGTGGCCTCGCCTCCGCCGCCG ATCATCATGGACCTGCGAAGGTGGACTTTTGGAAAGATCCAATGAGTCCGTCTAAGTGGAAAGAAGAGCAT attgtgattatttgttgGACTGGCTGGGGTTTGCTTTTCACCACGGCTTACAAGTTTGCCACTGGAGGCAAAAAGAAGGAGGAAGGG AATGTAGTCGAAGCTTCAAAGTAG
- the LOC113757928 gene encoding centromere protein F-like has protein sequence MGGLMKVYHHGHGTSNRGQPYGLMLLIAFGAAIIGVMVVHKFRERRIFNLLLTEKDRELTALQLLLQKEREHARQTKLKLEEMKAKVNTLRTQKRGLDGKIMEMRSTISSLREEQRTIELVLEEKQNEIKLIRGRETYVSNDNPQLKALSQMAKQKESGVEELKNHLEAPVRIWSVSTDDPSNASINLQTKTSLTERDQANANDGKQVSAMMNESTNHEVADSSTEQAESGRSKAVISENEEQTTPSEDGMENGETNVASREEIGEQSHKVDDSEESMSEDRSTPAGERTDGDAGMNINTKSQSGEALVVPENNDIARTEAVGNHDAEVQRASDDINEMQTTQSKVLQTSGDGLAGKIVNAQGAENQDAVITYKGGMKLEVPDQPQIRQNRLERDRYLKKTKRKWLNKIHRSKGSTGNSVSKEVAVINENLTVVTESSSVYHDKKTSDDLQTGENSKMEANENFLEHGELQEDMDPKKAENNTEEGKDGPKGIRLLKQEKHQEDRNITTHLMAEKWQTLNNTSISTELENIPLEDTPTSTTIHIEEATSSEAKHQKQPYLEESEKQAVELHRPEERIDAHKDEVSEQTETGSNDKELDNPEMENFKETESESDASRESLSDFVTDGESNSDRSNEPEY, from the exons ATGGGGGGACTGATGAAGGTGTATCATCATGGACATGGTACCAGCAATAGAGGGCAGCCTTACGGCTTAATGCTTCTGATAGCATTTGGAGCTGCCATTATTGGAGTTATGGTGGTGCACAAGTTCAGAGAGAGACGAATTTTCAACCTTCTTCTCACAGAAAAAGACCGTGAACTCACAGCTCTTCAGCTTCTACTGCAG AAGGAAAGAGAACATGCCAGACAAACTAAATTGAAACTTGAAGAGATGAAAGCCAAAGTAAATACTCTTCGAACTCAAAAAAGGGGACTTGATGGTAAGATCATGGAGATGCGATCTACAATCTCTTCCCTTAGAGAAGAACAAAGGACAATTGAGTTGGTACTCGAGGAAAAGCAAAATGAGATCAAACTAATCAGAGGAAGAGAGACATATGTCAGCAATGATAACCCTCAACTTAAAGCCCTATCACAGATGGCAAAGCAGAAAGAATCGGGAGTTGAGGAGTTGAAGAACCATCTTGAAGCTCCTGTCAGGATCTGGTCGGTGAGCACAGACGATCCATCAAATGCATCTATAAATCTGCAAACCAAGACAAGTTTGACAGAAAGGGATCAAGCAAATGCTAATGATGGAAAGCAAGTTAGTGCCATGATGAATGAATCCACAAACCATGAAGTTGCAGACAGCTCAACAGAACAAGCAGAGAGCGGCAGAAGCAAAGCTGTGATCAGTGAAAATGAAGAACAAACAACACCAAGTGAAGATGGAATGGAGAATGGAGAAACTAATGTTGCAAGCAGAGAAGAGATTGGAGAACAGAGTCATAAAGTGGATGATTCAGAAGAAAGTATGTCGGAAGATAGAAGCACCCCTGCTGGGGAAAGAACTGATGGAGATGCAGGTATGAACATCAATACTAAGTCTCAAAGTGGGGAAGCTTTAGTAGTGCCAGAAAATAATGACATTGCAAGGACTGAGGCTGTTGGGAACCATGATGCTGAAGTGCAAAGGGCCTCAGATGatataaatgaaatgcaaactACTCAGAGTAAAGTGCTTCAAACATCAGGGGATGGTCTTGCAGGGAAAATAGTTAATGCCCAAGGTGCTGAAAATCAAGATGCTGTGATTACTTACAAGGGCGGAATGAAGTTAGAAGTGCCAGACCAACCCCAGATTCGGCAAAATAGGCTGGAAAGAGATCGCTATTTaaagaaaactaaaagaaaatggCTGAATAAAATACATAGAAGTAAAGGAAGCACAGGGAACTCCGTCAGCAAAGAAGTTGCAGTCATAAATGAGAACTTGACTGTGGTAACTGAATCCAGTTCAGTGTATCATGATAAAAAGACATCTGATGATCTTCAAACGGGTGAAAATTCAAAAATGGAggccaatgaaaattttctagagCATGGTGAACTGCAAGAGGATATGGACCCGAAAAAAGCAGAAAACAACACAGAAGAGGGTAAGGATGGGCCAAAAGGCATTCGGTTGCTAAAGCAAGAAAAACATCAAGAAGATAGAAATATTACCACTCATCTGATGGCAGAAAAATGGCAGACACTAAATAATACAAGCATAAGCACTGAACTTGAAAACATTCCCTTGGAGGACACACCAACAAGCACAACCATCCACATTGAGGAAGCAACATCCTCAGAAGCCAAACATCAGAAACAACCATATCTGGAAGAATCAGAGAAACAAGCCGTAGAGCTCCATCGACCGGAAGAGAGAATAGATGCTCATAAAGATGAGGTTTCAGAACAAACAGAAACTGGTAGCAATGACAAAGAACTAGACAATCCTGAGATGGAGAATTTTAAAGAGACTGAATCAGAAAGTGATGCTTCCAGAGAATCCTTATCAGATTTTGTAACAGATGGAGAATCGAACTCTGACAGATCTAACGAGCCTGAGTATTAG